A stretch of Bacteroidota bacterium DNA encodes these proteins:
- a CDS encoding T9SS type A sorting domain-containing protein has product MKIRITFLFFAIVLSSNAQNTWLQMANCPGIARMGASSFSIGTKGYVCAGGDFSSTFFSDVWEYDPILNSWTQKANVPGTGRYRAMAASIGSKGYLCGGYNGTTFNDLYEFDPVANTWTAKASMGMGSLFGGVGMAIGSKFYVGTGTSSGYQKIFWAYDPGTNAWTQKADFGGAAKIYASGLSINGKGYLGLGGEITNIGIGKNDWWEYDTLLNNWTQKANKPGLGLTEANTFTMGDYGYVVIGSNNWGSVCTNQLYQYDPVADSWTALANFPGGNREHGIAFVVDCKAYVGHGFENDNFSTLSNDLWEYTPPAPCGNQPPIAAFFSSDTTICEGACIDFTSTALGAPTLYAWSFPGASTTTSYNANPTSICYNTAGTYDVEFIVCNNVGCDTVLMPGFITVVANPPQVSLTVSGDTIFSNGAFANSWYQVGNVQVLGNGSYYLPNQSGSFYSIICNVNGCCISSDTVQFTVSVLPIVNISSTDTLFCEKQCVDFFDLSQNNPTSWSWTFTNAAPSSSTAQNPIGICFNNYGSYNVTLVACNGAGCDSVTFSSFITSFQNPPKPTITLSNDTLYSSPGVSYAWYEVSNPTVVLSTLPYYVFTQDGNYYVIITDSNGCASAADAYTIHVGLYENNLLQQVQITPNPANDWIKIVLPDGLIQQNTEVRMFDNVGKLVANKKLTDVATLIETKLFAEGIYTIHLEAKGKLYSRKVTIAH; this is encoded by the coding sequence ATGAAAATCAGAATTACATTTTTATTTTTCGCAATTGTGCTCTCTTCAAATGCACAGAATACATGGTTACAAATGGCCAATTGTCCCGGAATTGCGCGAATGGGAGCATCATCATTTTCTATAGGTACTAAAGGATATGTTTGTGCTGGTGGCGATTTTAGTAGTACATTTTTTAGCGATGTATGGGAATATGATCCCATTTTGAATTCATGGACACAGAAGGCAAATGTACCCGGAACAGGACGTTACCGCGCAATGGCTGCATCAATAGGCAGTAAGGGATATTTATGCGGAGGTTACAATGGAACTACGTTTAACGATTTATATGAGTTTGATCCGGTTGCAAATACATGGACTGCGAAAGCATCTATGGGAATGGGTAGTCTTTTTGGTGGTGTTGGTATGGCTATAGGTTCAAAGTTTTATGTAGGTACTGGAACGAGCAGCGGCTATCAAAAAATATTTTGGGCGTATGACCCCGGTACAAATGCATGGACGCAGAAAGCTGACTTTGGAGGAGCAGCAAAAATATACGCTTCAGGCTTATCCATAAATGGAAAAGGCTACTTGGGTCTTGGTGGTGAAATTACAAATATCGGAATTGGAAAAAATGATTGGTGGGAGTATGATACGCTACTTAATAATTGGACTCAAAAAGCAAATAAACCGGGCCTTGGTTTAACAGAGGCAAATACCTTTACCATGGGCGATTATGGATATGTAGTTATTGGTTCTAATAATTGGGGTTCAGTTTGTACCAATCAACTTTATCAATATGACCCTGTAGCGGACTCATGGACTGCATTAGCCAACTTTCCGGGTGGAAACCGTGAACATGGTATTGCCTTCGTTGTAGATTGTAAAGCATATGTGGGCCATGGCTTTGAGAATGATAATTTCTCAACGCTAAGCAACGACTTATGGGAATATACACCTCCGGCACCTTGTGGCAATCAGCCACCTATAGCTGCCTTTTTTAGCAGTGACACTACTATTTGCGAAGGTGCATGCATTGATTTTACAAGTACTGCTTTAGGCGCGCCCACGTTATATGCATGGAGTTTTCCAGGAGCAAGTACTACGACTTCGTACAACGCAAATCCCACTTCGATTTGTTATAATACAGCCGGCACCTATGATGTTGAGTTTATCGTATGTAATAATGTTGGTTGCGATACGGTGCTCATGCCTGGATTTATTACCGTTGTTGCAAATCCTCCTCAGGTTTCATTGACTGTTTCGGGCGATACCATTTTCTCTAACGGAGCATTTGCAAACTCCTGGTATCAGGTTGGGAATGTACAGGTATTGGGCAATGGAAGTTATTATTTGCCCAATCAATCGGGTTCTTTCTATTCCATTATATGTAATGTTAACGGTTGCTGTATTAGTAGCGATACTGTACAATTTACAGTTTCGGTTCTGCCAATCGTAAATATATCGAGTACCGATACGCTTTTTTGTGAAAAACAATGTGTCGATTTTTTCGACCTTTCACAAAACAATCCTACTTCGTGGAGTTGGACGTTTACCAATGCAGCTCCAAGTTCGAGCACCGCGCAGAATCCAATAGGTATTTGTTTCAATAACTATGGCAGTTATAATGTTACATTAGTTGCTTGTAATGGTGCAGGCTGTGATAGTGTTACCTTTTCCAGTTTTATTACAAGTTTTCAAAATCCCCCCAAGCCAACTATAACACTTAGTAATGATACCCTGTATTCTTCGCCCGGTGTTTCCTATGCATGGTATGAAGTTTCTAATCCTACAGTAGTGTTAAGTACCTTGCCGTATTATGTGTTTACGCAGGATGGAAACTATTATGTGATTATTACCGATAGTAATGGTTGTGCTTCTGCTGCAGATGCATATACAATTCATGTTGGACTATACGAAAACAACTTGTTACAACAAGTTCAAATCACACCCAATCCGGCTAATGATTGGATAAAAATTGTTTTGCCCGATGGCTTAATACAGCAAAATACCGAAGTCCGAATGTTTGATAATGTGGGAAAATTGGTAGCTAACAAAAAGTTGACGGATGTTGCCACGTTAATAGAAACCAAATTATTTGCAGAAGGAATTTATACCATACATTTGGAAGCAAAAGGAAAGTTATATTCCCGCAAGGTTACAATTGCTCATTAA
- a CDS encoding polysaccharide deacetylase family protein, whose product MANAKNILTFDIEEWFHILDSLDSIHPDKWNSLESRIEGNMEIIFRILQENNMKATFFVVGWIADKYPHLVKKISALGFEIGSHSDQHQIIWHQNKREFENDLISSISKLEQLSGKAITMYRAPGFSLVPSVSWAFDILAKSGIKVDSSVSSTCYGYNDGSTFTSLTKPAKIITDNAVIKELPMSSFSMFGNKVAYAGGGWFRLIPSLVLERLFANSDYSLSYFHPREFDKNHPAINDLPLLRKLLCYYGVKNCEQKLIYILKKYQFTDITDAVNTIDWNSCPQINLTNKQVSAQLAY is encoded by the coding sequence ATGGCAAACGCAAAAAATATTTTGACATTCGACATTGAAGAATGGTTTCACATTTTAGACAGCCTTGATTCTATTCATCCCGATAAATGGAATTCACTCGAGAGCAGGATAGAAGGAAACATGGAAATTATCTTCCGCATTTTACAAGAGAACAACATGAAAGCTACCTTTTTTGTGGTTGGTTGGATTGCCGATAAATACCCACACCTAGTTAAAAAGATTTCTGCGTTAGGATTTGAGATAGGTTCTCATAGCGATCAGCACCAAATTATCTGGCATCAAAACAAACGCGAATTTGAAAATGATTTAATTTCATCGATAAGTAAACTAGAACAACTTTCGGGAAAAGCAATTACCATGTACCGAGCTCCTGGTTTCTCTCTTGTGCCATCGGTAAGTTGGGCTTTCGACATACTTGCAAAGTCTGGTATAAAGGTTGACAGCAGTGTGTCTTCCACTTGTTATGGTTATAATGATGGTAGCACTTTTACTAGTTTAACCAAACCTGCAAAAATTATTACCGATAATGCAGTTATTAAAGAATTGCCCATGAGCAGTTTTTCAATGTTTGGTAATAAGGTTGCTTATGCAGGTGGTGGATGGTTCAGGCTTATTCCCTCCTTGGTGCTTGAGCGATTATTTGCCAATTCAGATTATTCATTGTCTTACTTTCACCCACGTGAATTTGATAAAAATCACCCGGCAATTAATGACTTGCCCCTATTGCGAAAACTTTTATGCTATTATGGTGTAAAAAATTGCGAGCAAAAGTTAATTTACATTTTAAAGAAATATCAATTTACTGATATTACTGATGCAGTCAATACTATTGACTGGAACTCTTGCCCTCAAATAAATCTTACAAACAAACAAGTGTCTGCTCAGTTGGCATATTAG
- a CDS encoding T9SS type A sorting domain-containing protein yields the protein MKLKYFASVLVTILVYAIPTNAQPGEWIWMNGTSNLAGMPVHGTQGIPAPGNTPGAVYEGAWWTDTAGNFWLYGGQHDGFLNVYADMWKFNPATAEWTWIKGPGGAYGISPVFGTKGVANVNNTPGLRAWAPSCWTDKQNRLWMFGGNGANGGDLNDLWMYNITTNNWTWMHGPQNGTNGNFGVKGVPSPNNLPPARHECSATWVDSTGNLWLYGGYLNFGEGGDLWQYNVVTNEWTFMAGSTLAAVFPNWGAKYIAAATNYPGCRNTYTSWKDANNGLYMFGGMHNDAVTNDTYNDVWLFDINTNLFTWVGGTSNVITTGNYGATCDPDFNKVPTTRFENSSSTEDACHNMWMFGGNHGLAQTAILGDFWHFNSSNYEWTLLSGDTTLQSSGYSYGIKGVSSPTNKPPARQGAYAWMDKQNNFWLFGGTNSSFQMRNDIWKYQLDTACIQYNFNCSTVPALPVCAFESSDTILCEKSAIDFFDLSSGNPSTWSWTFTGAVPSSSTLQNPSGIYYATYGSFPVTLVISNGAGSDSLTLVSFISVVPNPPKPNLTFNGTDLCSDPAVAYQWFYNNTLIANANGQCYTPMQLGNYYVIITDTNGCQTASDVFAVNNVSENNEHHIQLFPNPANDALTVDWNIISQAINNLSITDQQGRVIKSITSSSNANRQIIDVSDLAVGMYYLHLQTKSSTINRRFIKHH from the coding sequence ATGAAATTAAAATACTTTGCTTCGGTTCTTGTAACTATACTAGTATACGCTATTCCAACAAATGCTCAGCCTGGCGAATGGATATGGATGAATGGTACATCAAATTTGGCTGGAATGCCGGTACATGGAACTCAAGGCATACCAGCACCCGGCAATACTCCTGGTGCCGTGTATGAAGGTGCCTGGTGGACCGATACTGCCGGCAACTTTTGGCTTTATGGAGGACAGCATGATGGCTTTTTGAATGTATATGCTGATATGTGGAAATTTAATCCGGCCACAGCAGAGTGGACATGGATAAAAGGTCCCGGAGGGGCTTATGGAATATCTCCTGTATTTGGCACCAAGGGAGTAGCCAATGTAAACAATACACCGGGACTTCGCGCATGGGCACCTTCATGTTGGACAGATAAACAAAATCGTCTTTGGATGTTTGGCGGCAATGGTGCCAATGGTGGCGATCTTAATGACTTGTGGATGTATAATATTACAACAAATAACTGGACTTGGATGCATGGCCCTCAAAATGGTACCAATGGAAATTTCGGGGTGAAGGGAGTTCCATCACCAAACAACCTGCCACCTGCACGGCATGAATGCAGTGCTACCTGGGTTGATAGTACCGGTAACTTATGGCTATATGGCGGATACCTTAATTTTGGAGAAGGTGGCGACCTTTGGCAATATAATGTGGTTACCAATGAATGGACTTTTATGGCAGGGAGCACGCTTGCCGCTGTATTCCCAAATTGGGGCGCCAAATATATTGCTGCTGCTACTAATTACCCTGGTTGTCGCAATACCTATACCAGCTGGAAAGATGCTAATAATGGACTTTATATGTTTGGTGGAATGCACAATGATGCAGTAACCAATGATACCTACAACGATGTTTGGCTTTTTGATATAAATACGAATTTGTTTACATGGGTAGGCGGCACTTCAAATGTAATAACAACAGGTAATTATGGCGCTACCTGCGATCCTGATTTTAATAAAGTTCCTACTACACGTTTTGAAAACAGTTCTTCTACCGAAGATGCCTGCCACAATATGTGGATGTTTGGAGGTAACCACGGATTAGCGCAAACAGCTATATTAGGTGATTTCTGGCATTTTAATTCGAGTAATTATGAATGGACCTTGCTTAGTGGCGACACTACGTTACAGAGCAGCGGCTACAGTTATGGTATCAAAGGTGTTTCGTCACCAACCAACAAACCTCCGGCAAGGCAAGGCGCTTACGCATGGATGGATAAACAAAATAATTTTTGGCTGTTCGGTGGTACAAATTCCAGTTTTCAAATGCGAAATGATATTTGGAAATATCAGTTAGATACGGCTTGTATACAATACAATTTTAATTGCTCAACAGTACCTGCATTGCCTGTATGCGCATTTGAATCAAGTGACACTATTCTCTGCGAAAAATCTGCCATCGACTTTTTTGATTTAAGCAGTGGCAACCCTTCAACCTGGTCGTGGACTTTTACAGGTGCTGTGCCATCATCTTCTACCTTGCAAAATCCTTCCGGTATATATTATGCAACCTATGGATCTTTTCCGGTTACATTAGTTATAAGTAATGGTGCCGGAAGTGACTCTTTAACATTGGTAAGTTTTATATCTGTGGTTCCCAATCCACCAAAGCCAAATTTGACTTTTAATGGAACAGATCTTTGCAGTGACCCTGCGGTTGCATACCAGTGGTTTTATAACAACACACTAATTGCAAATGCTAACGGGCAGTGTTATACGCCAATGCAACTTGGCAACTACTATGTTATCATTACTGACACCAATGGTTGTCAAACCGCTAGCGATGTTTTCGCAGTAAATAATGTAAGCGAGAATAATGAACATCACATTCAGTTATTTCCAAATCCTGCAAATGATGCATTAACTGTGGATTGGAACATCATCTCGCAAGCAATAAATAACTTGTCTATAACAGATCAACAAGGAAGGGTTATTAAAAGCATCACAAGCAGCTCAAATGCAAATCGCCAAATAATTGATGTTTCAGATTTAGCTGTAGGGATGTATTATTTGCATTTGCAAACAAAAAGTTCGACCATTAATCGCAGGTTTATAAAACATCACTAG
- a CDS encoding SRPBCC family protein has translation MKYSVSIEIDRPIAQVIAAFDNPENLSKWMQGLQSIEHISGIPGQLGAKSKIKFKTGSREIEMIETITNRNLPHESASTYEAKDVFNIVINKFEKITDNKTRHITEQEFQLKGMMKLIGWLMPAAFKKQSLKHLTDFINFVESN, from the coding sequence ATGAAATATAGCGTATCAATAGAAATAGACCGTCCTATTGCCCAAGTAATTGCAGCTTTTGACAACCCAGAAAATTTAAGTAAGTGGATGCAGGGTTTACAAAGCATTGAGCATATAAGCGGCATTCCCGGGCAGTTGGGGGCTAAGTCAAAAATAAAATTTAAAACGGGCTCACGCGAAATTGAAATGATAGAAACCATCACTAACCGAAATCTTCCACATGAGTCTGCAAGCACCTATGAAGCCAAAGATGTTTTCAATATTGTTATCAATAAATTTGAAAAAATTACAGATAATAAAACCAGGCATATTACAGAACAGGAGTTTCAGTTGAAAGGGATGATGAAACTTATAGGCTGGCTAATGCCGGCTGCATTTAAAAAGCAATCGTTAAAACATCTTACCGATTTTATAAACTTTGTTGAATCAAACTGA
- a CDS encoding DNA-directed RNA polymerase subunit omega, which produces MSVPNEIITRNLVDFEKKTANLYESIAIIAKRSNQISAKVKEELSEKLNEFQSHSDNLEEVFENREQIEISKYYERQPKATLVSLSEFMDNKIYHRNPSKES; this is translated from the coding sequence ATGAGCGTACCAAATGAAATTATTACCAGAAACCTGGTAGATTTTGAAAAGAAAACCGCAAACCTGTACGAAAGCATTGCAATAATTGCAAAGCGCTCTAATCAGATATCGGCTAAAGTAAAAGAAGAGTTGAGCGAGAAATTAAACGAATTCCAATCGCATTCAGATAACCTAGAAGAAGTATTCGAAAATCGTGAGCAAATTGAGATTTCTAAATACTATGAGCGTCAACCAAAGGCAACTTTGGTTTCGTTGAGCGAATTTATGGATAACAAAATATATCATCGAAATCCGAGTAAGGAATCGTAA
- the bamD gene encoding outer membrane protein assembly factor BamD has protein sequence MKRFFQIILLLTLSVVFLSGCSKFKKIQKSADMDKKYEAAVAYYNNKEYYKALMLMEELVTIYRGSSKGEMALYYFAKSYYKTDDLISAAYYFETFTKTYGNSPFAEECAYLIAYCNYLQSPKSSLDQESSYEAIRQFQLFINHYPNSSYIKECNAHIDELYAKLEEKEFNSALMYYKMQDYKASIVALSNIIKDHPQTANKQQCLYLIAKSSYIYAFKSIETKQKERFEAALGNCKQYLENFPDGKENAEVKELLARSEKFLLKLAEQKKI, from the coding sequence ATGAAACGCTTCTTCCAAATTATTTTACTCCTAACCCTATCGGTGGTTTTCCTAAGTGGTTGTTCTAAATTTAAAAAAATTCAGAAGAGTGCTGATATGGATAAGAAGTACGAAGCTGCAGTGGCCTATTATAATAATAAGGAATACTACAAAGCTTTAATGCTTATGGAAGAATTGGTTACTATATACAGGGGGAGTTCAAAAGGCGAAATGGCCCTTTATTACTTTGCTAAAAGTTATTATAAAACCGATGACCTTATAAGTGCAGCATATTATTTCGAGACATTTACCAAGACCTATGGCAATAGCCCTTTTGCCGAAGAGTGTGCCTACCTGATTGCCTATTGCAATTACCTTCAATCGCCCAAAAGCTCTCTCGACCAGGAAAGCAGCTATGAAGCCATCAGGCAATTTCAATTGTTTATTAATCACTATCCAAACAGCAGCTACATTAAAGAATGCAATGCGCATATTGATGAATTATATGCCAAGCTGGAAGAAAAAGAATTTAATAGTGCCCTAATGTATTATAAAATGCAGGATTACAAAGCCTCCATTGTAGCTTTAAGCAATATTATTAAAGACCATCCTCAAACAGCGAACAAACAGCAGTGTTTGTATTTAATAGCAAAATCTTCTTACATTTACGCCTTCAAAAGTATCGAGACTAAACAAAAGGAACGTTTTGAAGCAGCACTGGGAAATTGTAAACAGTATCTTGAAAATTTTCCTGATGGCAAAGAAAATGCTGAGGTAAAAGAATTGCTTGCCCGATCAGAAAAGTTCTTATTGAAATTAGCAGAACAAAAAAAAATTTAA
- the rplU gene encoding 50S ribosomal protein L21: MYAVVDIAGQQFKVTPNQQIFVHRLAANEGDNVSFEKVLLVDNDGSVKVGSPNVSGASVSAKVISHLRGDKVLIFKKKRRKGYQKMNGHRQDLTRVQIENISI; the protein is encoded by the coding sequence ATGTACGCAGTAGTAGACATCGCAGGTCAGCAATTTAAGGTAACGCCAAATCAGCAAATATTTGTGCACCGTTTGGCTGCCAATGAAGGCGATAATGTAAGTTTTGAAAAAGTATTATTAGTGGATAACGATGGCTCTGTAAAGGTAGGCTCGCCTAATGTGAGTGGGGCCAGCGTATCAGCCAAAGTTATTAGTCACCTCCGTGGCGATAAGGTATTGATTTTCAAGAAAAAACGCAGAAAGGGATATCAGAAAATGAACGGGCATCGTCAAGATTTAACACGCGTTCAAATAGAAAACATTTCAATCTAA
- the rpmA gene encoding 50S ribosomal protein L27, with translation MAHKKGVGSSKNGRESHSKRLGIKIFGGQNAIAGNIIVRQRGTRHFPGLNVGIGKDHTLFALVDGKVQFRKKSDEKSYVSVVQA, from the coding sequence ATGGCACACAAAAAAGGGGTCGGAAGTTCGAAAAACGGTCGCGAATCACATAGTAAACGTCTTGGAATTAAAATATTTGGAGGCCAAAATGCAATCGCAGGCAATATTATAGTTCGTCAGCGTGGAACTCGTCATTTTCCTGGATTAAATGTTGGTATTGGAAAAGACCATACTTTATTCGCTTTGGTAGATGGAAAAGTTCAGTTTCGCAAAAAATCTGATGAGAAATCTTATGTTTCGGTAGTTCAGGCATAA
- a CDS encoding gliding motility-associated C-terminal domain-containing protein → MFYNDSNKICKDTVKYYVTIGDAIGCQSNSTVASDLFIDNTVPLAPELKCVAVASNGDVTITWVPPIDTGLLYDSYHIYHSNSVAGPFTQIGTIFNYSQTSFTHVGVNANINTPYYYVQTLTGCGVQFSDPSDTLRSIKLNVNNTGTGVAYLQWNAVHTPLLSTSSSYYRIYREYPVNSWTIIDSTTALDYLDTINLCNAFINYRIEIEDFSGCISVSNVDGDLFQDVTPPALTVLDTISVDPATGQVHLSWELNTSDDTQGYIIYLYNGASWDSIGAVSGIGTLSWIHILSNANNGSQIYSIAAYDSCGNLSPIGVQHNTIFVTDTLNKCEGTITLNWNQYINMPNGVASYNVYYNVNNGTYSLLGTVSNSTYSYVHTPIKKDTLYCYVITAIGNDIWRTSTSNRTCQLADALVFPKYTYLKTASVTASNEISISAYVDPTNDVSKYKLMRSLNPNSDYTPIQFLPNTGLTTIDFIDEDVETNAYSYYYRVIPVSTCETDMDTSNLGRTILLRVKANENLTNTLSWTPYEDWSGKVRQYKIFRQMDGVWSTTPIAILPDDKQAYLDDIANYYRGTGEFCYYIEANEDIGNIDGFIETSLSNEACDAQIPHLYIPNAFTPGGSNPIFKPEGAFIDSANYYFAVFNRWGQPIYETTNFTEGWDGTYENADAPQGVYAYVAKMVGTNGTALVRRGNVNLLR, encoded by the coding sequence TTGTTCTATAACGACTCGAATAAAATCTGCAAAGACACGGTAAAGTATTATGTAACAATTGGTGATGCTATAGGATGCCAGAGTAATTCAACCGTTGCCAGCGATTTATTTATTGACAATACCGTTCCGCTTGCTCCAGAATTAAAATGCGTGGCCGTAGCAAGCAATGGCGATGTTACAATCACATGGGTGCCACCTATAGATACTGGCTTGTTGTATGACAGTTATCACATTTACCATAGCAATTCTGTTGCAGGGCCTTTTACACAAATAGGTACCATATTTAATTATTCGCAAACCAGCTTTACGCATGTAGGAGTAAATGCCAATATTAATACTCCATATTATTATGTTCAAACTCTTACCGGTTGTGGGGTTCAATTTTCTGACCCTTCAGATACGTTACGTTCAATAAAGCTTAATGTAAATAATACTGGAACTGGCGTTGCCTATTTGCAATGGAATGCTGTGCATACTCCCTTACTCAGCACATCGTCAAGTTACTATCGAATTTATCGTGAATACCCGGTAAACTCATGGACGATAATTGATAGCACAACAGCACTCGATTATCTTGATACGATTAATTTATGTAATGCATTCATCAATTACCGAATTGAAATTGAAGATTTCTCAGGGTGTATATCCGTTTCTAATGTTGATGGAGATTTGTTTCAAGATGTAACACCACCGGCTTTAACCGTGCTTGATACGATAAGTGTAGATCCTGCGACAGGCCAAGTACATTTGAGTTGGGAGCTGAACACTTCAGATGACACTCAAGGATATATTATTTATTTATACAATGGTGCATCCTGGGATTCGATAGGTGCAGTTAGCGGTATTGGAACATTAAGCTGGATTCATATCCTATCCAATGCTAATAATGGAAGTCAAATATATAGCATTGCCGCTTATGATAGTTGTGGCAATTTAAGCCCAATTGGAGTTCAACACAATACCATATTTGTAACAGACACATTGAATAAATGTGAGGGAACTATAACACTTAACTGGAATCAATACATAAACATGCCAAATGGTGTTGCATCTTATAACGTATATTACAATGTAAACAACGGTACATATTCTTTACTTGGCACAGTGAGTAACTCTACTTACAGCTATGTGCACACTCCTATTAAGAAAGACACGTTATATTGCTATGTAATTACAGCTATTGGAAATGACATATGGCGAACAAGCACCTCAAACCGCACCTGTCAATTAGCAGATGCTTTGGTATTCCCTAAATACACATATTTAAAAACAGCAAGTGTAACGGCTTCAAACGAGATTAGCATCAGCGCTTACGTAGACCCAACCAATGATGTAAGCAAATATAAATTAATGCGATCGCTGAATCCGAATTCGGATTATACGCCTATTCAGTTTTTGCCGAATACAGGGCTTACTACCATTGATTTTATTGATGAAGATGTTGAGACGAATGCCTACAGTTATTATTATAGAGTAATACCGGTAAGTACTTGCGAAACTGACATGGATACCAGCAACTTAGGAAGAACTATTTTGCTGCGCGTAAAAGCTAACGAAAATCTGACTAATACACTTTCGTGGACACCTTACGAGGATTGGTCAGGCAAAGTAAGACAATACAAAATATTCCGTCAAATGGATGGTGTTTGGAGTACTACACCCATAGCTATACTGCCTGATGATAAGCAAGCTTATCTGGACGATATAGCCAACTACTATAGAGGCACCGGTGAATTTTGCTACTATATAGAAGCTAATGAAGATATAGGAAACATTGACGGTTTTATTGAAACCAGTTTATCAAATGAAGCTTGCGATGCTCAAATTCCTCACTTATATATTCCTAATGCATTTACTCCGGGTGGAAGCAATCCGATTTTCAAACCTGAAGGTGCATTTATAGACTCGGCAAATTATTATTTTGCTGTATTTAATAGATGGGGTCAGCCAATTTATGAAACTACCAACTTTACTGAAGGCTGGGATGGCACTTATGAAAACGCTGACGCACCTCAAGGTGTATATGCTTATGTAGCCAAAATGGTTGGCACTAATGGCACTGCGTTGGTACGAAGGGGAAATGTAAATTTGCTGAGGTAA